Proteins encoded in a region of the Novibacillus thermophilus genome:
- a CDS encoding YhfX family PLP-dependent enzyme, translated as MFVPVTLERNPSLIETAVTLHRKGEIRPNTYVLDLDAIAFNTRQLVQAADQNGLNLYMMTKQIGRNPEVAKLIAANGIERAVAVDPWEAVTLGRAGIQLGNVGHLVQIPSRMIEEILSYRPEVVTVFSVKKAEEISQAAEKMGRIQKLLLKVVGRHDVMYQGQQGGFREDELIAAARAISRLSGVRIAGVTAFPCLLYREEKGRVEPTANAHTVLSSAEKLSSELGIPLEQINMPSATSVHTIPMLAELGATHGEPGHALTGTTPLHQKEGQAELPAMVYVSEISHTDRHVAYAYGGGFYRRSHARCALVGKDFPEMRRRVVPIRETPPEYIDYYGTLEKGTHPIEVGDTVIYAFRTQIFVTRSEVALVEGIQSGNPSLRAVYDSSGKKLR; from the coding sequence ATGTTTGTGCCAGTGACACTGGAGCGCAATCCGTCCTTAATTGAGACAGCTGTGACACTTCACCGGAAAGGCGAGATTCGCCCCAACACTTACGTATTGGATCTGGATGCCATCGCCTTCAACACCCGTCAACTGGTCCAGGCGGCTGATCAAAACGGCCTCAACCTGTACATGATGACGAAACAAATCGGTCGCAACCCCGAAGTGGCCAAGTTGATCGCCGCCAACGGCATTGAGCGGGCGGTCGCGGTCGATCCGTGGGAAGCCGTCACCTTGGGACGTGCAGGGATCCAACTGGGGAACGTGGGACATTTAGTCCAAATTCCTTCTCGCATGATCGAGGAGATCCTCTCCTACCGCCCGGAAGTCGTCACCGTCTTTTCCGTGAAAAAAGCAGAAGAAATTTCGCAGGCGGCTGAAAAAATGGGGAGGATTCAAAAGCTGCTCTTAAAAGTTGTCGGCCGCCACGACGTCATGTATCAAGGTCAGCAGGGCGGTTTTAGGGAAGATGAGTTGATCGCCGCCGCACGGGCCATCAGCCGGCTTTCCGGCGTGCGTATCGCAGGGGTGACCGCCTTCCCTTGTCTTTTGTACCGCGAGGAAAAGGGCCGCGTGGAACCGACGGCCAATGCGCACACCGTCCTCAGCAGCGCGGAGAAATTGTCGTCAGAGCTCGGCATCCCCCTTGAACAAATCAACATGCCCAGCGCCACATCGGTCCACACGATTCCGATGCTGGCAGAGCTAGGGGCGACACACGGCGAGCCAGGGCACGCCCTGACCGGGACGACGCCGCTGCATCAAAAGGAAGGTCAGGCGGAATTGCCGGCGATGGTGTACGTCAGTGAAATTTCTCACACAGATCGCCATGTCGCGTATGCGTACGGGGGAGGTTTTTACCGCCGCTCACATGCAAGATGCGCCCTTGTCGGAAAAGATTTTCCTGAGATGCGCCGCCGTGTCGTGCCCATTCGGGAAACGCCGCCCGAATACATCGATTACTACGGGACACTTGAAAAGGGGACGCACCCGATAGAAGTCGGAGACACGGTAATTTACGCCTTTCGCACCCAAATTTTTGTGACGCGAAGTGAAGTCGCTCTTGTGGAAGGCATTCAGAGCGGCAATCCGTCGCTGAGAGCCGTTTACGACAGCTCAGGAAAAAAACTGCGGTAA
- a CDS encoding phosphopentomutase, with the protein MRASVERRDDGLVGVNSPKSGVYRQGYRVRHLGYGVDPRTQTSSILAEEGIHVTLIGKMQDVITCDGAEKIPAVDTNVVMQSIVESMVSVDRGLIAATVQETDLAGHAQDVDRYAQKIMEVDRALSTVLERLSDEDLLILSADHGNDPTIGHSQHTREKTFLLAYGKSFTSTDVGERDSLSDIGATVAEFFSVRQPENGKSFYPLLTG; encoded by the coding sequence ATCAGAGCGAGTGTCGAACGCCGCGACGACGGGCTCGTCGGGGTTAATTCGCCGAAATCGGGGGTTTACCGGCAAGGCTATCGAGTACGGCACTTAGGGTACGGGGTTGACCCGCGCACACAGACGAGCAGCATACTCGCAGAAGAAGGGATTCACGTCACCCTAATCGGAAAAATGCAGGACGTCATTACGTGTGACGGCGCTGAGAAAATTCCGGCAGTTGATACAAACGTGGTGATGCAATCTATCGTTGAATCGATGGTGTCGGTGGATCGCGGCCTCATTGCTGCGACGGTGCAGGAAACAGACCTGGCCGGGCATGCACAAGATGTCGATCGCTATGCTCAGAAAATTATGGAAGTTGACCGTGCGCTGTCCACTGTGCTTGAGCGGTTGTCGGACGAGGATTTGCTTATACTGAGTGCCGATCACGGCAACGATCCCACCATCGGACACAGCCAGCACACGAGGGAGAAGACTTTCCTGCTGGCGTACGGAAAATCGTTCACAAGTACAGATGTCGGGGAGCGGGACAGTTTGTCCGATATTGGCGCAACAGTTGCCGAATTTTTCTCTGTGCGCCAACCGGAAAACGGTAAAAGTTTTTATCCGCTGTTAACCGGGTGA
- a CDS encoding gamma-glutamylcyclotransferase family protein — MRRRDTGTLYFAYGSCMDDVRLREHGVNHLFQDVVGRGVLRGYRLAFTRQTGDCAYADIVPDPRSIVEGKVYRLTSEAVDYLDEREGRGKAYDRVWLEVDVNGTQMPSVLSYTVVQKSEAELPPPKWYALEILRGAEGTVSARYLEALQKKFRQEFKLDV; from the coding sequence GTGCGCAGGCGAGACACGGGCACGCTCTACTTTGCGTACGGTTCGTGTATGGACGATGTGCGGCTGCGGGAGCACGGGGTGAACCATTTGTTTCAAGATGTCGTCGGCCGAGGCGTGTTGCGCGGATACCGACTGGCATTCACGCGCCAAACAGGAGATTGCGCGTACGCCGACATCGTCCCCGACCCGAGAAGCATCGTGGAGGGAAAAGTGTACCGGCTGACGTCAGAAGCGGTTGATTACTTGGACGAGCGGGAAGGACGGGGGAAAGCGTACGACCGCGTCTGGTTGGAGGTAGACGTGAACGGAACACAGATGCCATCTGTACTGTCGTACACTGTGGTACAGAAAAGCGAGGCAGAGCTGCCTCCTCCGAAATGGTACGCTTTAGAAATTTTGCGCGGTGCCGAAGGCACAGTCAGTGCCCGCTACCTAGAGGCTTTACAGAAGAAGTTCCGGCAGGAGTTTAAGTTGGATGTCTAA
- a CDS encoding nitroreductase family protein has protein sequence MDVRDTIEQRRAVKRYDPTREISEDRIRELFRLASLAPSAWNLQHWHFIVVRSAEQKERLRKAANNQPKVTEASLTVVVCGNLDAYRDADRIYDSFVRNGYLSEEQKRRKIIGIEQFYADPQNRRDEAIRNASLAAQTLILAATEMGYATCPMIGFDPDAVREVVELPDHLLPVMLITVGFGEETRPRNDRKPFEEIVDFDVFGRS, from the coding sequence ATGGACGTACGCGATACGATTGAACAGCGGCGGGCTGTGAAGCGCTATGACCCGACGCGTGAAATCAGTGAAGACCGTATCCGGGAGTTGTTCCGCCTCGCTTCCTTGGCGCCGTCCGCCTGGAATTTACAGCACTGGCACTTCATCGTCGTCAGGAGCGCCGAACAGAAGGAACGGTTGCGCAAGGCAGCCAACAACCAGCCGAAAGTGACAGAAGCATCTTTGACCGTCGTCGTCTGCGGCAATTTAGACGCTTATCGAGACGCAGACCGCATCTACGACTCGTTCGTGAGAAACGGGTATTTGTCAGAGGAACAAAAGCGACGAAAAATTATCGGCATCGAACAGTTTTACGCTGATCCGCAAAACCGGCGCGACGAAGCGATCCGCAACGCTTCCCTGGCGGCCCAGACATTGATCCTGGCCGCCACAGAGATGGGCTACGCCACGTGCCCGATGATCGGATTCGACCCAGACGCGGTTCGCGAGGTGGTCGAGCTCCCCGACCACCTCCTTCCAGTCATGCTGATCACAGTCGGATTCGGTGAGGAAACGCGCCCTCGCAACGACCGCAAACCGTTTGAAGAAATTGTCGACTTTGATGTATTCGGGCGTTCGTGA
- a CDS encoding IS110 family transposase — MNYNRNKKLKQITPETLVVGIDIAKEKHVARAVDDRGYEFGKRLVFENNITGFERLLAWVSEKQQAYEKTHVILGCEPTGHYWFNLAYFAKAKEIPFVVVNPMHVKKAKELDDNSPSKTDTKDAHVIAQLITDGRYAVPNLQEGVYAELREGLKIRDQLSKDLQIITGRIDNWLDRYFPEFRRVFKDWDGKAAWYTLSHFPLPAEVTAISAEDLVREWKQVAQRGIGIKRAHTLRQAAERSIGLTVGTRMAKRALQSLLKQYEHLQESIASIDEEMEQLVKVIPGTEEMIAMKGVNVLTVATFFGEVGDIAHYEHPRQIQRLAGLSLTVHQSGKCKGQTHITKRGRRRLRKALYLVVRPLVVHNAAFKALHEYYTTRQEHPLKKQESLIALSCKLIRVFFAMAKKRYRFDGEKMLRDMPQFSIQEAA; from the coding sequence GTGAATTATAACCGGAATAAGAAATTGAAGCAAATCACACCGGAGACATTAGTTGTAGGGATTGACATTGCGAAAGAAAAGCACGTCGCCCGAGCAGTCGATGACCGAGGGTATGAGTTTGGTAAGCGATTGGTTTTTGAAAACAACATAACGGGCTTTGAGCGATTATTAGCTTGGGTGTCCGAGAAGCAACAGGCATATGAAAAAACACATGTGATCCTCGGTTGTGAACCGACCGGACACTATTGGTTCAATCTCGCCTATTTCGCCAAGGCGAAAGAAATCCCGTTTGTCGTCGTCAATCCGATGCATGTGAAAAAAGCGAAGGAGCTCGATGACAATTCGCCATCTAAAACAGATACAAAAGACGCCCACGTCATCGCCCAATTGATCACAGACGGCCGATACGCCGTACCGAACCTGCAAGAGGGTGTATATGCCGAACTGCGGGAAGGCCTTAAAATTCGCGATCAGCTGTCGAAAGATTTGCAGATCATCACCGGTCGGATTGACAACTGGCTCGATCGTTATTTTCCGGAATTCCGGAGAGTGTTTAAAGATTGGGATGGCAAAGCCGCTTGGTACACCCTGAGCCATTTCCCATTGCCGGCAGAGGTCACTGCCATATCGGCAGAAGACCTGGTGAGGGAGTGGAAACAGGTCGCCCAGCGAGGCATCGGAATCAAACGGGCCCATACACTGCGGCAAGCAGCTGAGCGTTCCATCGGATTAACCGTCGGAACGCGGATGGCCAAACGTGCCCTGCAAAGTTTGCTCAAACAATACGAGCATCTTCAAGAAAGCATCGCAAGCATCGATGAAGAGATGGAGCAGCTGGTCAAAGTGATTCCAGGAACTGAAGAGATGATCGCCATGAAGGGCGTTAACGTTTTGACCGTGGCCACCTTTTTCGGCGAGGTTGGAGACATCGCCCACTATGAACATCCACGCCAGATTCAACGCCTTGCCGGGCTGAGCTTAACCGTACACCAATCGGGGAAATGCAAAGGTCAGACCCACATCACCAAGCGTGGACGCAGGCGACTGCGCAAAGCCTTATATCTCGTGGTTCGTCCGCTCGTTGTGCATAATGCGGCCTTTAAAGCCTTGCACGAATACTATACAACGCGGCAAGAACACCCGCTTAAGAAACAAGAATCGCTCATTGCCCTGAGTTGTAAACTCATCCGCGTGTTTTTTGCAATGGCCAAGAAACGATACCGGTTTGACGGCGAGAAAATGCTGCGAGACATGCCTCAGTTTTCCATACAGGAAGCAGCTTAA
- a CDS encoding TetR/AcrR family transcriptional regulator, which produces MIAVTRQNIKQAALNLLAAHGYEKTTLSAIAKEVGIKAPSIYSFFESKEALFVEIYRDLLDEHFMQLKQLITSNEGKAPEKRLKHLLKGILSYHVHHPKESRVLLQLLLFPPEFMQDEIERLFIEKEEMQRKLLMEIFTDAMNENVVRKQAMDDLIASFFCLMDGLFLELFYYGEDVLMGKLEQIWQVYWTGLTTS; this is translated from the coding sequence GTGATCGCGGTGACCCGGCAGAACATCAAACAAGCCGCTCTGAACCTGTTAGCCGCACACGGGTATGAGAAGACAACTCTCTCAGCTATCGCCAAAGAGGTCGGCATCAAAGCGCCGTCCATTTATTCATTCTTTGAGAGTAAAGAAGCGTTGTTCGTGGAAATTTACCGCGACTTGCTGGACGAGCACTTCATGCAGCTCAAGCAGCTCATAACCAGTAATGAAGGAAAGGCTCCGGAGAAACGTTTGAAACACCTTTTAAAAGGCATTTTGTCATACCATGTGCACCATCCGAAAGAATCTCGTGTCCTGTTGCAGTTGTTGTTGTTCCCGCCAGAGTTTATGCAGGACGAAATCGAGCGCCTCTTTATAGAAAAAGAAGAGATGCAGCGCAAACTGTTGATGGAGATTTTTACGGATGCCATGAATGAAAACGTCGTCCGAAAACAGGCGATGGACGATTTAATCGCTTCTTTCTTTTGCTTGATGGATGGTCTGTTTTTGGAGTTGTTTTACTACGGAGAAGATGTGCTCATGGGGAAATTGGAACAAATATGGCAGGTCTACTGGACAGGCTTAACCACGTCTTAA
- a CDS encoding cytosine permease has translation MQDLKIEDFERRPVPPSVRKSWWSISLVWIAIGIDLSAMLLGAELGGGMDFQSALLAVFVGSLFLGVLASFCAYIGAATGLSTSMISRFAFGEYGARIVSVIIGVSLLGWFGVQAGFFAENAYAAVEHLFGVSVSTKWLALFGGLLMMTTAIYGYRAIERLSVYSVPFLVALILLAMSLAFYQQGSGALFEATDNTFSFGAATSLVIGIFVLGAMISPDVSRWAKSRKDAVLAAFFGFFVGNSFMLIMAIILSKVLHTDDLTYVFFAVGLVFPHFWFSPWLNGRPIRTTCTRRPSVFPLSFGAHRKLSSQS, from the coding sequence ATGCAAGATCTGAAGATAGAAGATTTCGAACGGCGTCCTGTTCCGCCGTCCGTTCGAAAGAGTTGGTGGTCTATCAGTTTGGTTTGGATTGCGATCGGGATTGATTTGTCAGCGATGCTGCTCGGTGCAGAGTTAGGTGGAGGAATGGACTTTCAATCCGCTTTGTTAGCGGTTTTTGTCGGCTCTCTCTTTTTGGGTGTACTGGCTTCTTTTTGTGCTTACATCGGTGCAGCGACGGGGCTGTCGACTTCCATGATTTCCCGCTTTGCTTTCGGGGAATACGGAGCGCGAATCGTCTCCGTCATCATAGGGGTTTCTCTACTTGGTTGGTTTGGGGTTCAAGCAGGCTTTTTTGCTGAAAATGCCTATGCGGCTGTTGAGCATTTATTTGGCGTGTCGGTTTCCACAAAATGGCTCGCCTTGTTTGGTGGATTACTGATGATGACCACTGCCATATACGGGTACCGTGCCATTGAGCGGCTGAGTGTCTACTCGGTTCCATTCCTTGTCGCCTTGATTTTGCTTGCGATGAGCCTGGCGTTTTATCAACAAGGGTCAGGGGCATTGTTTGAAGCTACCGACAACACCTTTAGTTTTGGAGCGGCCACATCATTAGTCATCGGGATCTTTGTATTGGGTGCCATGATCTCACCGGACGTATCTCGATGGGCGAAAAGTCGAAAAGACGCCGTCTTGGCGGCATTTTTCGGATTTTTTGTCGGGAATAGCTTCATGCTGATCATGGCGATCATCTTGTCGAAAGTGCTTCACACAGATGATTTAACCTACGTCTTTTTCGCAGTAGGTTTGGTATTCCCGCACTTTTGGTTCTCACCTTGGCTCAATGGACGACCAATACGAACAACTTGTACTCGTCGTCCCTCGGTTTTTCCGTTGTCTTTCGGCGCACATCGAAAGTTGTCATCACAATCGTAG
- a CDS encoding cytosine permease, which yields MYSSSLGFSVVFRRTSKVVITIVAGLVATMLAVFGIYDRFITFLSIMTMFIAPVGGIYTAEYYLINKKRFSFENEHIVKLNVCAVIAWVVSTFISYMTTDAPDGLALFTLTSVPALDGFLSAFAIQTLLSLLIRNEKWKVVK from the coding sequence TTGTACTCGTCGTCCCTCGGTTTTTCCGTTGTCTTTCGGCGCACATCGAAAGTTGTCATCACAATCGTAGCGGGTTTGGTCGCAACCATGCTTGCAGTTTTCGGCATTTACGATCGGTTTATTACTTTTTTGTCGATCATGACGATGTTTATCGCCCCGGTTGGTGGGATTTACACCGCTGAATATTACCTCATCAACAAAAAGCGCTTCTCCTTTGAAAATGAACACATTGTCAAACTGAATGTCTGTGCGGTGATCGCGTGGGTGGTCAGCACCTTTATCAGTTATATGACGACGGATGCGCCAGATGGTTTGGCCTTGTTTACGCTCACGAGCGTGCCTGCACTCGACGGCTTTCTTTCGGCATTTGCAATCCAAACGCTTTTAAGCCTTTTGATTCGGAACGAAAAGTGGAAGGTGGTTAAATGA
- a CDS encoding DUF917 domain-containing protein encodes MKQLNEQAIEDIAMGAAVLGTGGGGDPFIGKMMALEAVKKYGPVSVVTVDELEDQAQVVPVCMIGAPTVMAEKIPSMEQVTAAIECLEQEKGQAVDAVMPIEIGGVNSLIPIVAAAKKGIPVLDADAMGRAFPESQMVTFHLEGYLPGSVTLADEKGNVTLLRPIDGAWSERLARAITVEMGGSASMCDYWLSGADVKRAVIPGTLHTVEKIGRIIREAHGKMENPVRNILRELQGYELFTGKVVHIERSIDGGFTRGKAAIEGTDRDRSKVMNLYFQNEHLLAEEDGKLRAVPPDLIAVLDEETGYPVTTENIRYGARVTVVAFPAHLKWRTEVGLETAGPRYFGYDCDYIPVEKLCKGGKAE; translated from the coding sequence ATGAAGCAGCTAAACGAACAGGCTATCGAAGATATTGCCATGGGTGCGGCAGTGCTCGGCACCGGTGGAGGAGGAGACCCTTTCATCGGTAAAATGATGGCCCTGGAGGCGGTGAAAAAGTACGGGCCCGTTTCGGTCGTCACGGTGGACGAATTGGAGGATCAGGCCCAGGTAGTGCCCGTGTGCATGATCGGGGCGCCGACCGTCATGGCTGAAAAAATCCCGTCTATGGAACAAGTAACCGCGGCAATCGAATGTTTAGAACAGGAAAAAGGGCAAGCGGTCGATGCGGTCATGCCGATTGAGATCGGCGGAGTCAATTCGCTCATCCCCATCGTTGCGGCTGCCAAAAAAGGCATCCCGGTTCTCGATGCCGACGCCATGGGACGCGCTTTCCCAGAGTCCCAGATGGTGACGTTTCATTTAGAAGGGTATTTGCCTGGTTCGGTGACTCTAGCGGATGAGAAAGGAAATGTGACCTTGCTTCGACCGATTGACGGTGCCTGGTCGGAGCGGTTGGCACGGGCGATCACCGTGGAAATGGGAGGGTCGGCTTCGATGTGCGATTACTGGCTTTCCGGCGCAGACGTGAAGCGGGCCGTCATCCCTGGCACTTTACACACTGTCGAAAAGATCGGGCGAATCATACGGGAAGCGCACGGGAAAATGGAGAATCCGGTACGGAACATATTGAGAGAACTGCAAGGTTATGAATTGTTTACAGGAAAGGTGGTCCACATTGAGCGGAGCATTGACGGCGGATTTACCCGCGGGAAAGCCGCCATCGAAGGAACAGATCGCGATCGGTCCAAAGTGATGAACCTCTACTTTCAAAACGAACACTTGCTGGCCGAGGAAGACGGGAAATTGCGCGCGGTGCCCCCTGATTTGATCGCCGTGTTGGATGAAGAGACAGGTTATCCGGTGACGACGGAAAACATCCGATATGGAGCCCGTGTAACGGTCGTCGCCTTTCCTGCCCATCTGAAATGGCGCACTGAAGTCGGGTTAGAAACGGCCGGCCCCCGGTATTTCGGTTACGATTGCGACTACATTCCGGTAGAAAAACTGTGTAAAGGAGGGAAAGCCGAGTGA
- a CDS encoding hydantoinase/oxoprolinase family protein, producing the protein MTYRLGIDVGGTNTDAVILDESRQVVAKVKQPTTSDVMTGIYRAIEKLLAQAPVDRGSIRYAMLGTTQCTNAIVERKQLNRVGIIRIGAQATTAVPPLAGWDDTLRQVIGEHIHVLSGGYEYSGKTIAPFDEEGLKQAVREMRGKVQSIAVIGVFSPVRVEQERQAAQIIREIAPEMHVSLSHEIGSIGLVERENATILNAALMNVIQGVVDGFNGALQKHRIGAELYLGQNDGTLMSSQYALQYPIFTIACGPTNSIRGAMHLSGLKDAIIVDIGGTTTDVGVVQKGFPRQSALAVDVGGVRTNFRMPDILSIGLGGGTVIHEKGSELTIGPESVGYLLPERGQAFGGPVLTATDVAICLGLADIPGTDPTRVRLSPAYAQRAHRRMVEKVADAIDRMKTSPDAVPVVLVGGGAS; encoded by the coding sequence GTGACGTATCGACTGGGGATAGATGTCGGTGGCACGAATACAGATGCGGTGATTTTGGATGAATCACGACAGGTCGTGGCCAAAGTAAAACAACCCACGACAAGCGATGTGATGACGGGAATTTATCGAGCCATCGAGAAGTTGTTAGCACAAGCGCCCGTCGATCGCGGATCGATTCGCTATGCGATGCTCGGGACCACTCAGTGTACGAATGCGATCGTGGAAAGAAAGCAGCTCAATCGAGTGGGAATCATTCGCATCGGTGCCCAGGCGACGACGGCTGTTCCTCCGCTGGCCGGTTGGGATGATACGTTGCGGCAAGTGATTGGTGAGCACATTCATGTTCTCTCAGGCGGCTACGAATACAGTGGAAAGACGATCGCTCCCTTTGATGAAGAAGGTTTAAAACAAGCAGTTCGCGAGATGAGAGGAAAAGTCCAATCGATCGCGGTGATTGGCGTTTTTTCTCCTGTCCGCGTGGAACAAGAGCGTCAAGCCGCACAAATCATTCGGGAGATAGCACCAGAGATGCACGTCTCCCTCTCTCATGAAATTGGATCAATCGGCCTCGTCGAAAGGGAAAATGCAACGATCCTAAATGCAGCCTTAATGAATGTGATTCAAGGGGTTGTGGACGGTTTTAACGGAGCGTTGCAAAAACATCGCATTGGGGCTGAACTGTATTTAGGACAAAATGACGGAACGTTGATGTCCAGTCAATATGCGCTTCAGTACCCGATCTTTACCATTGCGTGCGGTCCAACGAATTCCATCCGAGGCGCCATGCATCTGTCGGGTTTGAAGGATGCGATCATCGTGGACATCGGAGGGACGACGACAGATGTCGGTGTGGTACAAAAAGGATTTCCGCGCCAATCGGCGCTAGCAGTAGACGTCGGAGGGGTGAGGACGAACTTCAGAATGCCGGACATACTGTCCATCGGTTTGGGGGGAGGGACCGTGATCCATGAAAAAGGGAGTGAGTTGACGATCGGTCCAGAGAGTGTCGGCTATTTGCTGCCGGAAAGAGGGCAAGCCTTTGGCGGTCCCGTCTTAACGGCCACGGACGTGGCGATCTGCCTCGGCCTCGCCGATATACCTGGAACAGATCCAACACGTGTACGCCTATCACCTGCCTATGCTCAGCGCGCCCATCGACGCATGGTCGAAAAAGTGGCCGACGCCATTGACCGGATGAAGACGAGTCCCGATGCAGTCCCCGTTGTGTTGGTCGGTGGGGGAGCGTCCTGA